The window CGCCGTACTTAACGTCCAAGCCATCTTCCCTTCCGTCAACTCCCGATGTATAACTTGCCCCCGGCAGTAGGTACGGTAGCAATTCCAGATTTCTTGACGGTGTGATGCCCTCTATTCCTTCAAGCGTGCCGAAATAGGCGGTGCGATACTTTGCCAATCCACCGTAGGTCTTAGGAGCCTCATTCCACGCATCAATCTCTTGCTTACGTGCGATTTCGCGTCCGAAATTTATCCCCCAGTTCATCACGTCGCTACGTTCAAAACGGAGTTGGCTGAACGGAATGGCAATTTCTGCTGTCCAATTGTCTTCATTAATTCTGCAGCGGCACTCAAAAACAATATCCCAACTTTGGTTGAGACTACCGCCGCTATTGGATACCGCTGTGTCCTCGACTCCACCTACTGGCGTGAAACGAAAGAAAACGGCATTTCGCCGATCGTTGTAAGTGTCTAACAACAGAAACCCGTAGTCATTAGAGCGCAAACCTGGAGAATCCCGTCGCATATCGTTGGCAACGACCTTATCCATTTCTGAATCGTAGAATATAAATCCGAAGTACAGTTTCTTGTCATCATACATAATGCGTATTTCGGAATCTTCTGTTGCCGGTTCGCCTTGATCGGGTTGAATCTGGTATAGTTGACGGATCGGTTCTACGGTCTGCCAAACGGGTTCGTCAAGAATTCCGTCAACTCTAATTTCCTCGGAAATGCGGTGTGCGGACATGCGCGGTAACTCTCGTTCGGTCTGGGCGTTGACACTGTGTGGCACGAATAGCACGCACACCCAGAGGAAAATAAAAAAATTGAGGCTTCTCAGACAGGATCCATACTGAAAGTTAGTAGTTAAAAATTTCATACGGGTTGGTGCCTCCTTTTTAAAGTTTATGTATAAAAGGCGGGTCCAAGACCCGCTATCCACTTCCTCCGCTTCCATCAGCGACGATAGATGCTGACTTCCATGCCGTCCCGTCTACCCGGCCGTCGCCGGCTTTCAAACCAGTGTGTTTCAGAGTCGTAATGAGAACGGACATGCTCCAAATAGGCTGCCATCGGCTCTGGTCTACCGACGTTATCAGCGACAAGTGTTGCGGGATTGGTTAATCGAGATTCAATGGCTTGAAAACAAGCGAAATACCCGTCTTTGTTGTTATCAAGAAACAGGAAATCGACAGGTTCTTGGATGGTTTCGAGGACTTCTGCAGCGTCGCCGATACGGGAGTCCACAATATCTGCTACGCCTGCTTTCTCAAAATGTGCGCGTGCCCGCTGGGCATTGACATCCTCTATTTCCACTGTTATCAAACGTCCCGCGCCTAATGATTTTAACACACGTAACATCCAAAGTCCAGAATAACCGATGGCAGTCCCACACTCTACAATCAGGGACGGTTTTGCGTTTTCAACACAACTGGCGAGCAATTTCGCCTTGTCGGGTCCTAACATGGGGACACGTTCCGCCCGACACTGTTCCTCAACCTCTTTGATGATTTGGTCTAACATTAGTGGGTCTCCCTATTTTCTATGTTTTTCAGATTGGCGATACTGTAGTCGAACAGCTTGTCACTCGTTTTGTGATGGTCTTCAAGGGCATAATGTTCCAAGAGTGTCTTGGGACCGTGATTCAAGGCAAAAATGCCGTAGTCTTTTCCGTTCGGCGATCGGGTTATAGAATGGATGTGATCTAAACCGTCACCACGAGATCCACCGTCCCGTCCGTCTCTACCGCCGCGCCCGCGTCTTGTGCCGACACCGCCTTCGTTATTGAATTCAATCCAGACAGCGGGGTTAAAAACGCGGTAGTAAATCGGATCGTTGATAGTCGTGCCGCCGATCCAGACGAAATAGGTATCGTCGAGTCCGGCATCAACATCCGTCATCCAGACATCCGCAAACTCGGTTTCAAGGTTGTAGACGTACGTTTTAATCAGGTTCCGTAGGTTCTGTTTCTGGGTATCATTCATCTCTGAAGCCTTCAGACCAACACCGACGAAATCGGAATAGTCGTAATTCAGGAAAGTATCTGTAGATCTACCGGGACCGACTTGGAGTCTACGGCGACCCGTTTGAATGGCTTTCTCTCGCTGGCTTGCGTTGAAGCTGTGCATTAACGCGAAGGCGTTGGTTCTTTCGCCATCAAGTACGACAGTTCCGTTGACAGTTGCCGGTTCCGTTCCGATGAAGGCAGGGACAATCGAGACTTCATCACCATGCACCAAAAAGTTGAGTGCCAAATGGTGTCCATCCAACTGAAACCCCCAAGATCCGTCTGTCTCTGGGTTACCGAATAGTGCGATGTGATAGCGATTTGGGTCCCACATCCCAGGTCTGATTTTATTGAGATACGTTTCAACATCTTTTGTAATGAGAGAAACTTTGGTATAACCGTCGTCACTTAGGAATGCATCTAAAACGTAATAGAAAAGCGTTAGTTGATCTACGGACAACTCACCGAAACGGATGCCGCCGCGATCGCTGTTTCTACCCGGTGGTGTATTCGTCCACGAATAAGATTCTTTATGTCCGAGCGGGAAGGAAGCTGCGTCAAGAAGTTCGCTGCTCAGCGATGCGCGAAAACTTTTCATGGCGTTCGCCAAAGCCACAATTGAGGGTTTTGTAGAGATTTCGGCGATCTCTGCTGTCTTTTCTGCTATATCTTCTGCAACCTCTCTATCACCGTGTCCAAAGCAGAATGATATGGCTAATAATAGTATTCCGAGTATGATGCTCGGAATCCGAAACTTCATCAGATATATTCTCCTTTCTTAAGGGTTGTTAGTTATCGGTTATTGGTTATCGGTTAGCGGCAGCTCTGTGCAATTAGAGTGGTCTTTCACTGACAGCTGAGGACTGACCACTGATAACCATCACAGTGGGAACTTCTCGTTAATCAGCATGATCGGTTCTTGATTCGCGAACATCCGATAGGCACGACTGATAAACGTCTCGCCTTCGAGGTGTGCGACAGCGGACGGTAAATCCATTAAGGTCTCGATACCGCACCAGAGCAGCTCACGCCGGGTCTCTAAACCACTGCCCCGCAAAAGTCCACCCAATCCCTGTTTGTCGGTTGTTAACCCATCTAAAAGGGATTGCGGGAGACGATGCGGGGCAATGAGTGAAGTTGCGTAAGTGTGAATTATCGGAGATGATTTGTCTTGTGAGTAGGTTTGGAGGACGACTTGGCGTGAAATAATCTCTACTCCAGCGGGTAGTTGAAGCCAAGAGTGTTCGGTAGTGAGTCTCTGTTTCGTCTGTTGTAGTAGCACGACCTCCACCGGT of the Candidatus Poribacteria bacterium genome contains:
- a CDS encoding chorismate pyruvate-lyase family protein translates to MKIDTINKRRRTCVNTRMKSLFVAQNAKPENLKEINLARLSAFQRGLLVMDGTVTRFIEAYTLTPVEVVLLQQTKQRLTTEHSWLQLPAGVEIISRQVVLQTYSQDKSSPIIHTYATSLIAPHRLPQSLLDGLTTDKQGLGGLLRGSGLETRRELLWCGIETLMDLPSAVAHLEGETFISRAYRMFANQEPIMLINEKFPL
- a CDS encoding DUF3500 domain-containing protein, with amino-acid sequence MKFRIPSIILGILLLAISFCFGHGDREVAEDIAEKTAEIAEISTKPSIVALANAMKSFRASLSSELLDAASFPLGHKESYSWTNTPPGRNSDRGGIRFGELSVDQLTLFYYVLDAFLSDDGYTKVSLITKDVETYLNKIRPGMWDPNRYHIALFGNPETDGSWGFQLDGHHLALNFLVHGDEVSIVPAFIGTEPATVNGTVVLDGERTNAFALMHSFNASQREKAIQTGRRRLQVGPGRSTDTFLNYDYSDFVGVGLKASEMNDTQKQNLRNLIKTYVYNLETEFADVWMTDVDAGLDDTYFVWIGGTTINDPIYYRVFNPAVWIEFNNEGGVGTRRGRGGRDGRDGGSRGDGLDHIHSITRSPNGKDYGIFALNHGPKTLLEHYALEDHHKTSDKLFDYSIANLKNIENRETH
- a CDS encoding CmcI family methyltransferase gives rise to the protein MLDQIIKEVEEQCRAERVPMLGPDKAKLLASCVENAKPSLIVECGTAIGYSGLWMLRVLKSLGAGRLITVEIEDVNAQRARAHFEKAGVADIVDSRIGDAAEVLETIQEPVDFLFLDNNKDGYFACFQAIESRLTNPATLVADNVGRPEPMAAYLEHVRSHYDSETHWFESRRRPGRRDGMEVSIYRR